The following coding sequences are from one Capsicum annuum cultivar UCD-10X-F1 chromosome 3, UCD10Xv1.1, whole genome shotgun sequence window:
- the LOC107862258 gene encoding NAC domain-containing protein 100: MMENFSGVVKEDDQQQQMELPPGFRFHPTDEELITHYLSKKVVDINFSAIAIGEVDMNKVEPWELPWKAKIGEKEWYFFCVRDKKYPTGLRTNRATAAGYWKATGKDKEIFRGKSLVGMKKTLVFYKGRAPRGEKTNWVTHEYRLEGRLSLHNLAKTVKNDWVICRVFQKTTGGKKIHISGLMRGSCDENEADNSFLPPLTDSSSNHVHCFSNFLTAQQKNQDNNNMINSFNTCPNFPVLSNSIDIFPRNSLPNAFSWNQTVPLQHNFPQPGSFPLQDPATLRNLLENYGQNMQQSFKKETDIISVSQETGISTDMNTEITSTQQDLDCFWNY, from the exons ATGATGGAGAATTTTTCTGGAGTTGTTAAGGAGGATGATCAGCAGCAACAGATGGAACTTCCTCCTGGATTTCGATTTCATCCTACGGATGAAGAGTTGATTACCCATTatttgtctaagaaagttgtTGATATCAATTTCTCCGCTATTGCTATTGGAGAAGTTGACATGAATAAGGTTGAACCTTGGGAGCTTCCTT GGAAGGCAAAAATTGGGGAAAAGGAATGGTACTTTTTTTGTGTGAGAGACAAGAAGTACCCAACTGGTCTGAGGACAAACAGGGCAACTGCTGCAGGTTATTGGAAAGCAACAGGGAAAGACAAGGAGATTTTCAGAGGGAAATCACTTGTTGGCATGAAGAAAACTTTGGTTTTCTACAAAGGAAGAGCTCCAAGAGGTGAAAAAACAAATTGGGTGACACATGAATACAGATTAGAAGGAAGATTATCACTTCACAATCTTGCTAAAACAGTGAAG AATGACTGGGTGATCTGCAGAGTGTTTCAAAAGACAACTGGTGGGAAGAAAATTCACATTTCAGGGCTAATGAGAGGGAGTTGTGATGAAAATGAGGCTGACAATTCTTTTTTGCCACCATTGACAGATTCATCGTCGAATCACGTGCACTGCTTCTCCAATTTTCTTACTGCTCAACAAAAGaaccaagacaacaacaacatgATCAATTCATTCAACACTTGTCCAAATTTCCCTGTCCTCTCGAATTCCATCGACATTTTCCCAAGAAATTCACTTCCAAATGCATTCTCCTGGAACCAAACAGTCCCTCTTCAACACAACTTCCCTCAGCCAGGTTCATTTCCTTTACAAGATCCTGCAACTCTTAGGAATTTGCTTGAGAATTATGGGCAGAACATGCAGCAGAGTTTCAAGAAGGAAACAGACATAATCAGTGTATCACAAGAAACAGGTATAAGCactgatatgaacactgaaattACATCAACTCAACAGGATCTTGATTGCTTCTGGAATTACTGA